Proteins encoded together in one Juglans regia cultivar Chandler chromosome 9, Walnut 2.0, whole genome shotgun sequence window:
- the LOC109010134 gene encoding protein SEH1, giving the protein MAKSLVTLEKGTVCSAWNYCGQRLATGSGDGTLAVFDSQDPASSSSFTCTSKSRVHEDSIVKVVWVPPEYGDAVACICTDGTVSLCEEVKEDAQPLQWKLCKSFKSNSAKVLDIQFGISLRSLKMVAAYSDGHVKVYELLDCLELKNWQLQAEFQNVIESVFTFSKALCLSASISWNPQGGESQESSFVLGFNSDTSQLNSSKVWEFDPAHQRWLPVAELALPGDKGDQVYAVAWAPNIGRPYEVIAVATHKGISIWHLGLDPDLDGRLSVEKVALLSSHKGEVWQMEWDMSGMTLATTASDGVVRLWQSNLNGAWMEQAAFEPTS; this is encoded by the exons ATGGCGAAATCTTTGGTGACCCTTGAGAAAGGGACGGTCTGCTCGGCATGGAACTACTGCGGCCAGAGATTGGCCACTGGTTCCGGCGATGGAACCCTAGCTGTATTCGACTCGCAGGAcccagcttcttcttcttcctttacCTGCACTTCCAAATCTAGG GTACACGAGGACAGCATTGTCAAGGTTGTTTGGGTTCCTCCAGAATATGGCGATGCAGTAGCATGCATTTGCACTGATGGAACTGTGTCATTGTGCGAGGAGGTTAAAGAAG ATGCGCAACCTCTTCAATGGAAGCTGTGCAAAAGCTTTAAAAGCAATTCAGCTAAAGTGTTGGATATCCAATTTGGAATCTCTCTGAGAAGTCTGAAAATG GTTGCTGCATATTCAGATGGCCATGTGAAAGTCTATGAGCTCCTGGATTGCTTGGAGCTGAAGAATTGGCAACTTCAG GCTGAATTTCAGAATGTGATTGAGTCAGTCTTTACATTCAGCAAGGCTTTGTGCTTATCTGCATCTATTTCTTGGAATCCACAAGGAGGGGAAAGCCAGGAATCAAGTTTcgttttgggtttcaattcGGATACATCACAACTTAATTCCTCCAAG GTATGGGAATTTGACCCGGCCCACCAAAGATGGCTTCCAGTTGCTGAGTTGGCGTTGCCTGGGGACAAAGGTGATCAGGTTTATGCTGTTGCATGGGCACCAAACATTGGCAG ACCATATGAAGTAATAGCCGTTGCAACTCACAAGGGAATTTCAATATGGCATCTTGGATTGGACCCTGACCTAGATGGAAGGCTCTCAGTGGAAAAAGTTGCTCTGCTCTCCAGTCATAAAGGCGAG GTGTGGCAGATGGAATGGGACATGAGTGGAATGACCTTGGCAACTACCGCAAGTGATGGGGTGGTACGATTGTGGCAGTCTAATTTGAATGGCGCTTGGATGGAACAGGCTGCATTCGAACCCACTTCTTAG